From the Propionispora hippei DSM 15287 genome, the window TGAAGCGGGTGGCCCGCCAGGATGTTGATCTGGTCAATAAGGTAAAGGCCGAACGGGAACTGATCCTGGCTAAGAAGGCGGAGCTGGAAACCGACCGTGCGAACATTGTGGAGTTGAAAAAAGCGGCGGAGGAAAAGAAAGCCTTGATTAGCGCTCGCAAACAGGAGCAGCAGAAAACGCTGGACAGCGCCATCAGTGAGCGGGATCAGGCGGAAAGCGCTTACCAGGAATTGCAGGAAAACTCCCGTCAGATTGAGCAGATGATCCGTCGCATCCAGCCAGGCAATGCCGGTTCGGCCGGTGGATCAGGAGCTTTGATGTGGCCGGCCAGCGGACCGATTACTTCGCCTTTTGGCTGGCGGACACATCCGATTTTCGGCACTGCCCGCTATCACAGCGGCATTGATATTGGCGCCGATTATGGAGACACGGTCGTGGCGGCCGACAGCGGTGTGGTAATTTTTGCCGACTGGATGGGCGGCTACGGCAAGGCGGTTGTTATCGACCATGGCGGCGGCGTTTCCACCTTATATGGTCATAATTCCGAGCTGCTGGTTAGTGAAGGACAGCGCGTCACCAAGGGGCAGGCTATCTCCCGGGTAGGCGCCACCGGCTATGCCACCGGGCCGCACCTGCACTTTGAAGTGCGGGAAAATGGCAGTCCTGTTGACCCGATGAGTTATCTGCCGTAGTGCCTATGCGTTAAGCAGCGGTTAGGACGTATATTTTTATTGCATTGTGCATAAGATTGTTTACATGAAAGTTCGGGGTTGTTGTACCTTATAGTAAGGGGCCGGCCTCGAACTTTCCTTGATGCGAATTGAGGTGTTG encodes:
- a CDS encoding murein hydrolase activator EnvC family protein; translated protein: MVTIRRYLAVLLVLLVAVLAVMPALADELEQKQQELQSMQQQMQQQKERAARAQTQVNSVSERLRSIQGDLDVAQKEYSAIQDQLEATEKKIEVNGEILAKAEDDLADRSQILNKRMRDIYKNGQVNYLDVLFGANDFNDFVTRMDILKRVARQDVDLVNKVKAERELILAKKAELETDRANIVELKKAAEEKKALISARKQEQQKTLDSAISERDQAESAYQELQENSRQIEQMIRRIQPGNAGSAGGSGALMWPASGPITSPFGWRTHPIFGTARYHSGIDIGADYGDTVVAADSGVVIFADWMGGYGKAVVIDHGGGVSTLYGHNSELLVSEGQRVTKGQAISRVGATGYATGPHLHFEVRENGSPVDPMSYLP